A portion of the Streptomyces erythrochromogenes genome contains these proteins:
- a CDS encoding YifB family Mg chelatase-like AAA ATPase, with the protein MGFARACSVALVGVDGVVVEVQADLEPGVAAFTLVGLPDKTLVESRDRVRAAVVNSGAAWPQKKLTVGLSPASVPKSGAGFDLAVAAAVLGAAEVVDPAVIADLVLIGELGLDGRVRPVRGILPAVLAAAEAGYRQVVVPQQCAAEAALVPDVSVLGVRSLRQLIAVLTDGEVPEEDHGDPPGRPDPMLAGLLVPGAGLGTGLAPGRPGGDCADFPDLADVTGQHTARRALEVAAAGGHHLFLSGPPGAGKTMLAERLPWILPPLTRQDSVEVTAVHSVAGILPPGEPLVSRPPYCAPHHSATMQSLVGGGTGVPRPGAVSLAHRGVLFLDEAAEFHSRALDALRQPLESGHVVIARAAGVVRLPARFLMVLAANPCPCGRHTLHGAGCECPPSVVRRYQARLSGPLLDRVDLRVEVEPVTRSDLLGQGGRGESSEVVADRVREARERAAGRLTGTPWRLNSEVSGQELRTRWQAAPGALAQAERELERGLLTARGLDRVLRVAWTVADLRGRDRPEALDVAVALELRTGIARGAMSLTGAGT; encoded by the coding sequence ATGGGGTTCGCGCGGGCCTGCTCCGTGGCCCTGGTCGGCGTCGACGGCGTGGTGGTCGAGGTCCAGGCCGACCTTGAGCCCGGAGTCGCGGCCTTCACCCTGGTGGGGCTGCCGGACAAGACCCTCGTCGAGAGCCGGGACCGGGTGCGTGCGGCCGTGGTCAACTCCGGAGCGGCCTGGCCGCAGAAGAAGCTCACGGTCGGGCTGAGCCCGGCCTCCGTGCCGAAGTCCGGCGCCGGATTCGACCTGGCCGTCGCGGCGGCCGTGCTCGGGGCGGCCGAGGTGGTCGACCCGGCGGTCATCGCCGACCTCGTGCTGATCGGCGAGCTGGGGCTGGACGGGCGCGTGCGCCCGGTCCGGGGCATCCTGCCGGCCGTCCTCGCCGCGGCCGAGGCCGGCTACCGGCAGGTGGTCGTGCCGCAGCAGTGCGCCGCCGAGGCCGCGCTGGTGCCGGACGTCTCGGTGCTCGGCGTGCGCAGCCTGCGCCAGCTGATCGCCGTCCTGACCGACGGGGAGGTGCCCGAGGAGGATCACGGGGACCCGCCGGGCCGCCCGGACCCGATGCTGGCCGGACTGCTCGTCCCCGGGGCGGGCCTGGGCACCGGGCTCGCCCCGGGCCGCCCCGGCGGGGACTGCGCAGACTTCCCCGACCTCGCCGATGTGACGGGGCAGCACACGGCCCGCCGCGCCCTCGAAGTGGCGGCCGCCGGAGGGCACCACCTTTTCCTGAGCGGGCCGCCCGGGGCCGGCAAGACCATGCTGGCCGAGCGGCTGCCCTGGATCCTGCCGCCGCTCACCCGACAGGACTCCGTGGAGGTCACGGCGGTCCACTCGGTCGCGGGAATCCTGCCGCCCGGCGAGCCGCTCGTCTCGCGGCCGCCGTACTGCGCCCCGCACCACTCGGCGACCATGCAGTCCCTGGTGGGCGGCGGGACCGGGGTGCCCCGGCCCGGAGCGGTCTCCCTCGCCCACCGCGGGGTGCTCTTTCTGGACGAGGCCGCGGAGTTCCACAGCCGGGCGCTGGACGCGCTGCGCCAGCCCCTCGAATCGGGGCACGTGGTCATCGCCCGCGCGGCCGGAGTGGTACGCCTGCCCGCCAGGTTCCTGATGGTGCTCGCCGCGAATCCCTGCCCGTGCGGGCGGCACACCCTGCACGGGGCGGGATGCGAATGCCCGCCCTCGGTGGTCCGGCGTTACCAGGCCCGGCTGTCGGGGCCGTTGCTCGACCGGGTCGACCTGAGGGTGGAGGTCGAGCCCGTGACGCGCAGCGACCTGCTGGGGCAGGGGGGTCGGGGGGAGTCCAGCGAGGTGGTCGCCGACCGGGTGAGGGAGGCCCGGGAACGTGCCGCGGGCCGACTCACCGGCACCCCTTGGCGGCTCAACTCGGAAGTTTCGGGACAGGAGTTGAGGACCCGTTGGCAGGCGGCCCCGGGGGCACTGGCGCAGGCCGAGCGGGAGCTGGAGCGGGGGCTGCTCACCGCGCGCGGGCTGGACCGGGTCCTGCGGGTCGCCTGGACCGTCGCCGACCTGCGGGGGCGGGACCGCCCCGAGGCCCTCGACGTGGCCGTGGCGCTGGAGCTGCGGACCGGCATCGCCCGCGGGGCCATGTCATTGACGGGGGCCGGGACATGA
- a CDS encoding YraN family protein — MDAKSAARQAMGRYGEELAARRLIEAGMTVIARNWRCRGGEIDIVARDGDALVVCEVKTRRTGGFEHPMAAVRTAKADRLRRLAGRWLADHGGPPPGGVRIDLVGVLLPRRGAPLVEHVRGVA; from the coding sequence ATGGACGCGAAGAGCGCGGCACGGCAGGCGATGGGGCGGTACGGCGAGGAGCTCGCGGCACGACGGCTGATCGAGGCCGGGATGACCGTGATCGCACGGAACTGGCGGTGCCGCGGCGGGGAGATCGACATCGTCGCGCGCGACGGGGACGCCCTCGTCGTGTGCGAGGTCAAGACCCGGCGCACGGGTGGCTTCGAGCATCCGATGGCCGCCGTGCGGACCGCGAAGGCGGACCGGCTGCGGAGGCTCGCCGGGCGGTGGCTCGCCGACCACGGCGGACCACCGCCGGGCGGGGTCCGCATCGACCTCGTCGGAGTCCTGCTGCCGCGGCGCGGCGCGCCCCTGGTGGAACACGTCAGGGGGGTGGCGTGA
- a CDS encoding DUF2469 domain-containing protein: MSAEDLEKYETEMELKLYREYRDVVGLFKYVIETERRFYLTNDYEMQVHSVQGEVFFEVSMADAWVWDMYRPARFVKQVRVLTFKDVNIEELNKSDLELPGS; encoded by the coding sequence ATGAGTGCCGAGGACCTCGAAAAGTACGAGACCGAGATGGAGCTGAAGCTCTATCGGGAGTACCGCGACGTCGTCGGGCTGTTCAAGTATGTGATCGAGACCGAACGCCGTTTCTACCTCACCAACGACTACGAGATGCAGGTGCACTCGGTTCAGGGCGAGGTGTTCTTCGAGGTCTCGATGGCCGATGCCTGGGTCTGGGACATGTACCGGCCGGCCCGCTTCGTGAAGCAGGTCCGGGTGCTGACCTTCAAGGACGTGAACATCGAGGAGCTCAACAAGAGCGACCTCGAACTGCCCGGGAGCTGA
- a CDS encoding NUDIX hydrolase, with protein sequence MSPEPAVDRGPRQVSRVVLLDPADRILLLHGFEPADPSDEWWFTPGGGLEGTETREQAALRELAEETGITEVELGPVLWHRYCSFPFDGRRWEQDEWYFLARTSQTTTWMGGLTELERRSVTGARWWTSEELLAARETVYPTRLAGLLRTLLDEGPPGAPVVLAPEIV encoded by the coding sequence GTGTCGCCTGAACCGGCGGTCGACCGCGGCCCCCGACAGGTGTCCCGGGTGGTCCTGCTGGACCCGGCGGACCGGATCCTGCTGCTGCACGGCTTCGAACCGGCCGACCCCTCGGACGAGTGGTGGTTCACCCCGGGCGGCGGACTCGAGGGCACGGAGACCCGGGAGCAGGCCGCGCTGCGCGAGCTGGCGGAGGAGACCGGGATCACCGAGGTGGAGCTGGGGCCGGTGCTGTGGCACCGCTACTGCTCCTTCCCCTTCGACGGCCGGCGCTGGGAGCAGGACGAGTGGTACTTCCTGGCCCGGACCAGCCAGACCACGACCTGGATGGGCGGTCTGACCGAGCTGGAGCGGCGCAGCGTCACCGGAGCCAGGTGGTGGACCTCCGAGGAACTTCTCGCAGCACGTGAGACGGTGTACCCGACCAGACTCGCCGGGCTGCTCCGCACGCTGCTCGACGAGGGTCCTCCGGGTGCGCCGGTGGTCCTGGCCCCGGAAATCGTTTAG
- the lepB gene encoding signal peptidase I, translating into MGGTEAIRRGKDGRGGLGNVLSGIVVAIGFALFLGGFVWGALVYQPYTVPTDSMMPTVRPGDRVLAQRIDGGEVRRGDVVIFTDSMWSDLPMVKRVVGIGGDTVKCCGADGELTVNGSPLDEPYADTSRPDSGLAMPPGQAPPPGTPFEVTVPEGNLFLLGDRRAASLDSRAHLQEAGQGTVSRSAVSARVDALAWPSVAMLERPKTYAALPGGTSGHGPLRLQVAAVAVGAALVVLGAAYGPLVRILGRGRRERAGVA; encoded by the coding sequence ATGGGCGGAACAGAAGCGATACGCAGGGGCAAGGATGGCCGCGGCGGTCTCGGCAACGTGTTGTCGGGCATCGTCGTGGCCATCGGCTTTGCGCTCTTCCTCGGCGGCTTCGTGTGGGGGGCGCTCGTCTACCAGCCCTACACGGTCCCGACCGACTCGATGATGCCGACCGTGCGCCCGGGCGACCGGGTGCTGGCACAGCGCATCGACGGCGGTGAGGTGCGCCGCGGGGACGTGGTCATCTTTACTGATTCCATGTGGAGCGATCTGCCCATGGTCAAGCGGGTCGTCGGCATCGGCGGCGACACCGTGAAGTGCTGCGGCGCCGACGGCGAGCTGACCGTGAACGGCAGCCCGCTGGACGAGCCCTACGCCGACACCAGCCGGCCGGACTCGGGCCTCGCCATGCCGCCCGGGCAGGCCCCGCCCCCCGGGACCCCCTTCGAGGTGACGGTCCCCGAGGGGAACCTCTTCCTGCTGGGCGACCGGCGCGCCGCCTCGCTGGACTCGCGGGCCCACCTCCAGGAGGCCGGGCAGGGCACGGTGTCCCGGTCTGCCGTCAGCGCCCGCGTCGACGCCCTGGCCTGGCCGTCCGTGGCGATGCTGGAGCGCCCGAAGACGTACGCGGCCCTGCCCGGCGGGACCTCCGGGCACGGGCCGCTGCGGCTCCAGGTTGCGGCCGTGGCCGTCGGAGCTGCCCTGGTGGTGCTGGGGGCCGCGTACGGGCCGCTCGTGCGGATCCTGGGGCGCGGGCGGCGGGAGCGGGCCGGTGTCGCCTGA
- the lepB gene encoding signal peptidase I, with protein sequence MAVGARSGRDEGEERPDDAVAHETEEDGALEKPHRSFWKELPLLIGIALLLALLIKTFLVQAFSIPSDSMQDTLQRGDRVLVDKLTPWFGSEPERGEVVVFHDPANWLSGEPTPEPNIAQKALSWIGLMPSAEEKDLIKRTIAIGGDTVECKKGGPVVVNGKALDEPYIYPGNTACDDAPFGPLKVPEGKIWVMGDHRQNSQDSRYHMQDSTGGFVPVDKVVGRAVVIAWPVTRWSTLPIPDTFDQPGIGNQAAATALGLGAAGLAPVGLGPAALGLAGAVPLVMWRRRKLTSGRTDG encoded by the coding sequence GTGGCGGTAGGCGCACGGTCCGGACGCGACGAGGGCGAGGAGCGGCCGGACGACGCCGTCGCGCACGAGACCGAGGAGGACGGCGCGCTGGAGAAGCCGCACCGCTCCTTCTGGAAGGAGCTCCCGCTCCTCATCGGCATCGCGCTGCTGCTGGCCCTGCTGATCAAGACCTTCCTGGTCCAGGCGTTCTCGATCCCCTCCGACTCGATGCAGGACACCCTGCAGCGCGGGGACCGGGTGCTGGTCGACAAGCTGACGCCGTGGTTCGGCTCCGAGCCGGAGCGCGGCGAGGTCGTGGTCTTCCACGACCCGGCGAACTGGCTCTCGGGCGAGCCCACGCCGGAGCCGAACATCGCCCAGAAGGCCCTCAGCTGGATCGGCCTGATGCCGTCCGCCGAGGAGAAGGACCTGATCAAGCGGACCATCGCCATCGGCGGTGACACGGTCGAATGCAAGAAGGGGGGACCGGTCGTCGTCAACGGCAAGGCGCTCGACGAGCCGTACATCTACCCCGGCAACACCGCTTGCGACGACGCCCCGTTCGGCCCGCTCAAGGTGCCCGAGGGCAAGATCTGGGTGATGGGCGACCACCGGCAGAACTCCCAGGACTCCCGCTACCACATGCAGGACTCCACCGGGGGCTTCGTGCCGGTCGACAAGGTCGTCGGGCGGGCCGTCGTGATCGCGTGGCCGGTCACCCGCTGGTCCACCCTGCCGATCCCGGACACCTTCGACCAGCCGGGCATCGGCAACCAGGCCGCTGCCACCGCGCTGGGCCTCGGGGCCGCCGGACTGGCGCCCGTCGGGCTCGGCCCGGCCGCGCTGGGGCTCGCCGGAGCGGTCCCGCTCGTGATGTGGCGCCGCCGGAAGCTGACCAGCGGTCGTACCGACGGGTAG
- the lepB gene encoding signal peptidase I, translating into MEVGGRAERRRLARRVKRRRRTRRAGELPLLVVVALCIALLLKTFLVQAFFIPSGSMEQTIRIGDRVLVDKLTPWFGSKVERGDIVVFKDPGGWLKGEAARPAPDPVVIKQIKQTLTFIGLLPSSDEQDLIKRVIGVGGDTVKCCDARGRVTVNGSPLDEPYVKPGNTPSDIPFEVQVPAGRLFVMGDHRANSADSRFHLDEAFEGTIDENGVVGEAVVIAWPFGHWTRLEQPATFRMVPDQARREGRGRRRRRTGTPFA; encoded by the coding sequence GTGGAGGTGGGCGGCCGGGCCGAACGGCGCCGGCTGGCCCGCAGGGTCAAGCGCCGCCGCCGCACGCGCCGGGCGGGCGAACTGCCGCTGCTCGTGGTGGTGGCGCTGTGCATAGCCCTGCTCCTCAAGACCTTCCTGGTGCAGGCCTTCTTCATTCCGTCGGGTTCGATGGAGCAGACCATCCGGATCGGCGACCGGGTCCTCGTGGACAAGCTGACCCCGTGGTTCGGCTCCAAGGTCGAGCGCGGCGACATCGTCGTGTTCAAGGACCCCGGTGGCTGGCTCAAGGGCGAGGCGGCCCGGCCCGCCCCGGACCCCGTCGTGATCAAGCAGATCAAGCAGACCCTGACCTTCATCGGCCTGCTGCCCTCGTCCGACGAACAGGACCTGATCAAGCGAGTCATCGGCGTCGGCGGCGACACCGTCAAGTGCTGCGACGCCCGGGGCCGGGTCACGGTCAACGGCTCGCCGCTCGACGAGCCGTACGTCAAGCCGGGCAACACCCCCTCGGACATCCCCTTCGAGGTGCAGGTGCCCGCCGGAAGGCTCTTCGTCATGGGCGACCACCGAGCGAATTCGGCCGATTCCCGCTTCCATCTCGACGAGGCCTTCGAGGGCACCATCGACGAGAACGGGGTCGTGGGGGAGGCCGTGGTGATCGCCTGGCCCTTCGGACACTGGACCCGTCTGGAGCAGCCCGCGACCTTCCGCATGGTGCCCGATCAGGCACGCCGCGAGGGACGCGGCCGCAGGCGACGCCGTACGGGCACGCCGTTCGCATAG
- the lepB gene encoding signal peptidase I, whose amino-acid sequence MDTEAPHTQRGHSSPREGRGWPRSAFSRTAPGAPPEGSDADRSSGRQFTWRRAGALGVICTVFLLLLSNFVVQPFLIPSHSMEPTFRVGDRVLVNKLAYRFGDQPRRGDLVVFDGTGSFVRERAGGGPVGDLVHGAASALGLAEPSDTDFVKRVVGVGGDDVVCCDAGGRVSVNGVPLDEPYLYPGDAPSKVPFRIVVPLGTLWVVGDHRSQSRDSRDHLGEPGGGMVPVEKVIGRADWIGWPVSRWGAVGGGHG is encoded by the coding sequence ATGGACACCGAAGCACCTCACACGCAGCGCGGTCACTCTTCCCCCCGCGAGGGGCGAGGGTGGCCGCGTTCTGCGTTCTCCCGGACGGCCCCCGGGGCACCCCCCGAGGGATCCGACGCGGACCGGTCCTCCGGGCGGCAGTTCACCTGGCGCCGGGCGGGGGCGCTCGGTGTGATCTGCACGGTCTTCCTGCTGCTGCTCAGCAATTTCGTCGTCCAGCCCTTCCTGATCCCGAGCCACTCCATGGAGCCGACGTTCCGGGTGGGGGACCGGGTCCTGGTCAACAAGCTGGCGTACCGTTTCGGCGATCAGCCGCGCCGCGGGGACCTGGTGGTCTTCGACGGAACGGGCTCCTTCGTACGGGAACGCGCGGGCGGCGGCCCGGTCGGCGACCTGGTGCACGGCGCCGCCTCGGCGCTCGGGCTCGCGGAGCCCTCCGACACCGACTTCGTGAAGCGGGTGGTGGGCGTGGGTGGTGACGACGTGGTCTGTTGCGACGCCGGCGGACGGGTGTCGGTCAACGGCGTGCCGCTGGACGAGCCGTACCTGTATCCCGGGGACGCCCCCTCGAAGGTGCCCTTCCGGATCGTCGTGCCGCTGGGGACCCTGTGGGTGGTGGGCGATCATCGTTCCCAGTCCCGGGACTCACGGGACCACCTCGGGGAACCGGGCGGGGGGATGGTGCCGGTGGAGAAGGTGATCGGGCGGGCCGACTGGATCGGCTGGCCGGTTTCGCGCTGGGGCGCCGTCGGCGGCGGCCATGGGTAG
- the rplS gene encoding 50S ribosomal protein L19, producing the protein MSHLLDGVNAAALRSDVPAFRPGDTINVHVRVIEGNRSRIQQFKGVVIRRQGAGVSETFTVRKVSFSVGVERTFPVHSPIFEKIELVTRGDVRRAKLYYLRELRGKAAKIKEKRDK; encoded by the coding sequence ATGTCTCACCTGCTCGATGGCGTCAACGCCGCCGCGCTCCGCTCGGACGTCCCGGCCTTCCGCCCGGGTGACACGATCAACGTGCACGTCCGCGTGATCGAGGGCAACCGCTCCCGTATCCAGCAGTTCAAGGGTGTCGTCATCCGCCGCCAGGGCGCCGGTGTCTCCGAGACCTTCACCGTTCGCAAGGTCTCCTTCAGCGTCGGTGTGGAGCGTACTTTCCCGGTCCACTCCCCGATCTTCGAGAAGATCGAGCTCGTCACCCGCGGTGACGTGCGCCGTGCGAAGCTGTACTACCTCCGTGAGCTCCGCGGCAAGGCTGCGAAGATCAAGGAGAAGCGCGACAAGTAA
- the trmD gene encoding tRNA (guanosine(37)-N1)-methyltransferase TrmD, giving the protein MRLDVVTIFPEYLEPLNVSLVGKARARGQLDVHVHDLRDWTHDRHNTVDDTPYGGGPGMVMKTEPWGEALDEALADGYEAGAHGPVMVVPTPSGRPFTQELAVELSGRPWLIFTPARYEGIDRRVMDEYATRMPVYEVSIGDYVLAGGEAAVLVVTEAVARLLPGVLGNAESHRDDSFAPGEMANLLEGPVYTKPPVWRGRDIPDVLLSGHHGKIARWRRDEAFRRTASNRPDLIERCEASAFDKKDREMLSILGWHPSPDGRFWRRPQAVEE; this is encoded by the coding sequence CAAGGCGCGCGCCCGCGGCCAGCTCGACGTGCACGTCCACGACCTGCGGGACTGGACCCACGACCGGCACAACACGGTCGACGACACCCCGTACGGCGGCGGCCCCGGCATGGTCATGAAGACCGAGCCGTGGGGCGAGGCGCTGGACGAGGCGCTGGCCGACGGCTACGAGGCGGGCGCGCACGGCCCCGTCATGGTGGTCCCCACGCCCAGCGGCCGTCCGTTCACCCAGGAGCTGGCCGTCGAGCTCTCCGGACGGCCGTGGCTGATCTTCACGCCCGCCCGCTACGAGGGCATCGACCGCCGCGTCATGGACGAGTACGCCACGCGCATGCCGGTGTACGAGGTCTCCATCGGCGACTACGTCCTGGCCGGCGGCGAGGCGGCCGTCCTGGTCGTCACCGAGGCCGTGGCGCGGCTGCTGCCCGGGGTGCTCGGCAACGCCGAGTCGCACCGGGACGACTCCTTCGCGCCCGGCGAGATGGCGAACCTGCTGGAGGGTCCCGTCTACACCAAGCCGCCGGTGTGGCGCGGCCGGGACATCCCCGACGTGCTGCTCAGCGGCCACCACGGCAAGATCGCCCGGTGGCGCCGGGACGAGGCCTTCCGCCGGACCGCGAGCAACCGCCCCGACCTGATCGAGCGCTGCGAGGCTTCGGCCTTCGACAAGAAGGACCGCGAGATGCTCTCGATCCTCGGCTGGCACCCGTCGCCGGACGGCCGATTTTGGCGCAGGCCGCAGGCCGTGGAAGAATAG